A section of the Festucalex cinctus isolate MCC-2025b chromosome 9, RoL_Fcin_1.0, whole genome shotgun sequence genome encodes:
- the LOC144025601 gene encoding melatonin receptor type 1C-like encodes MDLEARELNGSTCLSRNESGAGLSASAGLSTALASVLIFTIVVDILGNVLVILSVYRNKKLRNAGNIFVVSLSVADLVVALYPYPLVLMAIFHDDWTMGDLHCQASGFIMGISVIGSIFNIMAIAINRYCYICHSLQYDRVFSLRNTCCYLGLTWAFTAIATVPNFFVGSLQYDPRIYSCTFAQTVSSYYTISVVVIHFLIPLLVVSYCYLRIWVRVIQVKHRVKPEQRAKLKPSDVRNFLTMFMVFVLFAVCWAPLNFIGLAVAINPAKVAPIIPQWLFVTSYFMAYFNSCLNAIIYGLLNQNFRKEYKTILLAVCVPRLLLVETSRCATEGLKSKPSAAVTNNNVAEINL; translated from the exons ATGGATTTGGAGGCGAGGGAGCTGAACGGCTCCACTTGCTTGTCCCGGAATGAGAGCGGCGCGGGGCTGAGCGCATCTGCCGGACTGTCCACTGCGCTGGCCAGCGTGCTGATCTTTACTATCGTGGTCGACATCCTGGGCAACGTGCTCGTTATCTTGTCCGTGTATAGGAATAAAAAGCTTCGGAATGCAG GCAACATCTTTGTGGTGAGTCTGTCGGTTGCGGACCTTGTGGTGGCGTTGTACCCCTACCCCCTGGTCCTGATGGCCATCTTCCACGATGACTGGACCATGGGGGACCTGCACTGCCAGGCGAGCGGCTTCATCATGGGCATCAGCGTCATCGGCTCCATCTTCAACATCATGGCTATCGCTATCAACCGCTACTGCTACATCTGCCACAGCCTGCAATACGACCGCGTGTTCAGCCTGAGGAACACCTGCTGCTACCTGGGACTGACTTGGGCTTTCACCGCCATCGCTACGGTGCCCAACTTCTTTGTGGGCTCGCTGCAGTACGATCCTCGAATATACTCCTGCACTTTTGCCCAGACTGTTAGCTCATACTACACCATCTCAGTGGTGGTCATCCACTTCCTGATCCCACTGCTGGTGGTGTCCTACTGCTACTTGAGGATATGGGTCCGGGTGATCCAAGTGAAGCACCGGGTGAAACCAGAGCAAAGAGCCAAGCTAAAACCAAGTGACGTGAGGAACTTCCTGACTATGTTCATggtgtttgtgttgtttgcCGTTTGTTGGGCGCCATTGAACTTCATCGGCTTGGCGGTGGCAATAAACCCGGCGAAAGTCGCGCCCATCATACCACAGTGGCTCTTTGTCACCAGCTACTTCATGGCGTACTTCAACAGCTGCCTCAATGCCATCATATATGGACTACTCAACCAAAACTTTCGAAAAGAATACAAGACCATTCTCCTTGCTGTGTGCGTCCCACGTTTGCTCCTGGTGGAAACATCCAGATGTGCCACAGAAGGCCTCAAGAGTAAACCCTCAGCTGCTGTAACAAACAATAATGTAGCAGAGATAAATTTATAG